Part of the Pseudomonas sp. Leaf58 genome is shown below.
CTGGCGTGACGCTGGCGCGTCTTGGCGGTGATGAATTCGGCGTGTTGGCGGAGAACTGCCAGCAGGTCGGCCAGGCGGGCAAGCTGGCGCAGAGCATCATCGAACGTATACGCCAGCCGTTCCTGTTCGATGGCCATCGTCTGTTCATCAGTGTCAGCGCGGGCATCAGCCTGTTCCCCAGCGACGCCTTGAGCACCGAGCAGTTGTTGCGCAATGCCGATTCGGCTTTGTACAAAGCCAAGAGCAGCGGTCGGGCTTGCTATGCGCTGTACACCGAAGAGTTGACCGCCCACGCCCAGCACCGGGTCGAAACCGCCGGCGAACTGCGCCGGGCGCTCGAGCAGGACGAATTGCGGGTGTTTTATCAGCCGGTGCACGACCTGGCGACTGGCCGTCAGGTCGGGGTCGAGACCCTGGTGCGCTGGCAGCACCCTCAGCGCGGGCTGGTGCCGCCGGGCGAGTTCATCCCGATTGCCGAGCGCACCGGGCTGATTGCCGAAATCGACGCCTGGGTGCTGCGCCAGGCCTGCCAGCAAATGGTGCATTGGCAAGCTGAAGGCCGGCCATTGGCATTCGTGGCCGTGAATATCTCAAGCCGCTTGTTTGGCCAGCACGAGTTGTACCAGCAGGTGGCCGAGGTGCTGCACGACACCGGCCTGGATTCGACTTTGCTGGAGTTGGAAGTGACCGAGAGCGCAGTCATGGAAGACCCGGAAGTGGCGCTGGAGCAGCTGCATCGCCTGCGTGAGTTGGGCGTGACCTTGGCCATCGATGACTTTGGTACCGGGTATTCCTCGTTGCTGCGGCTAAAGCGCCTGCCGGTGCAGAAGCTGAAAATCGACCAGGGCTTTGTCGCCGGCTTGCCGCTTGATGAGGACGATATTGCGATTGTGCGGGTGATCATCGCCCTGGCCCGCAGCATGGGCATGCAGGTACATGCCGAAGGTATCGAGCAGGCGGAGCAGGCCAGCTTCCTGTTGCAGGAGCAGTGCCAGCTGGGGCAGGGCTACTGGTTTGGGCGGCCGGTGCCGGCTGGGGAGTTGCACTGGGGTTGAGATTGCCGAGGCCGCTTTGCGGCCCCCGATCTAGCGTTTGTTCAACCCCTTCGCCAACCGGTCCCCACCCAGCTGAATCACCGCCACCAACGCCACCAACATGGCGATCACGGTCAGCATGATCTGGCTGTCGAAGCGCTGGTAGCCATAGCGGTAGGCGATATCCCCCAAGCCCCCGGCACCAATCGCCCCAGCCATGGCCGAGGAGTTGATCAAGGTTACCAGGGTAATGGTGAACCCGCCCACGATCCCCGGTAGCGCCTCGGGCAGCAGTACGTGCCAAACGATGTGCCAGCGCCGGCAG
Proteins encoded:
- the dibA gene encoding phosphodiesterase DibA, whose product is MSVSVRDALRMAALYVVLSILCLTLAEVVLHGMTDDPLALTVGRQINVVVWLLFSGLLIYVSRVRLLNFIGHGARLRCEDRERLRMAAAVFDSTLEGVLVTDRQGLIVHVNRAFMRITGYQQDEVIGHRPNKFKSGRHGLEFYQQIFATLAEKGEWSGEIWNRRKSGEIYPQWQTICAIHDDEGELSHYVAVFSDISAIKHTEQELAYLAHHDPLTGLPNRLLFTDRVTQALATAQANKRGCALLLLDLDHFQSINDGLGHTIGDQLLKQAGERLAEVLGPGVTLARLGGDEFGVLAENCQQVGQAGKLAQSIIERIRQPFLFDGHRLFISVSAGISLFPSDALSTEQLLRNADSALYKAKSSGRACYALYTEELTAHAQHRVETAGELRRALEQDELRVFYQPVHDLATGRQVGVETLVRWQHPQRGLVPPGEFIPIAERTGLIAEIDAWVLRQACQQMVHWQAEGRPLAFVAVNISSRLFGQHELYQQVAEVLHDTGLDSTLLELEVTESAVMEDPEVALEQLHRLRELGVTLAIDDFGTGYSSLLRLKRLPVQKLKIDQGFVAGLPLDEDDIAIVRVIIALARSMGMQVHAEGIEQAEQASFLLQEQCQLGQGYWFGRPVPAGELHWG